A part of Kitasatospora acidiphila genomic DNA contains:
- a CDS encoding ABC transporter ATP-binding protein, translating to MSTATEQLTDTADEELQWLADGRRIEAIEAISVSAMARRLPQLVVRAFRLGWQIDRVSVAVLLGCQILSAVLGAAGLFATTGTIAAVFGPGKVGDKLTHAAPSIAVIAAAAALRSLLGIAIHAITVHLSPRISREASAAVLRATVATELTAYDRAGYADELEAADRGAEVAVDIIGEAQNLLSSVGSLVGAAGVLTVLHPLLLPLLVAAALPQGFASVYAARVQFLANRLASGDRRILLNLRWYIHQKNNADQVRSDTMGRFLLDKYDLIGRRLDGVTRRAALQGARVSVIGAAVSGLGTAVVWLVMLYLVSTGRMSLPHGGAAVIALGAVGSALRGIVGYGADLFRTGMYLDDWTSFLDKAGGFALQRGPAIAQRPERIELKDVSYSYPSSDRAALNGVSLHVETGEILALVGENGSGKTTVAKTIAGLYLPDSGAVLWDDQDTRDLDPHALWRQVAVVPQSYARWPLTARENITLGHAAPGGDEAALRAAAASGADEVIAKLRRGLGTLLAVEWMGGEELSGGQWQRIAIARAFYREGGLLVLDEPTAALDPRAEHKIFANLREVARDRAVVLVTHRLTNVAIADRIVVLEDGPVIQQGTFDQLVAQEGSRFRELWDLQNDRTGIPAQRDVTARQEQEQAQ from the coding sequence GATCAGCGTCAGCGCGATGGCCCGGCGGCTTCCCCAACTGGTCGTCAGAGCCTTCAGGTTGGGCTGGCAGATCGACCGGGTGTCGGTTGCCGTCCTCCTCGGCTGCCAGATCCTGTCCGCCGTCCTCGGCGCCGCCGGCCTGTTCGCGACCACCGGAACGATCGCGGCGGTCTTCGGCCCCGGCAAGGTGGGTGACAAGCTCACCCACGCCGCGCCGTCGATCGCGGTGATCGCCGCCGCGGCCGCCCTGCGTTCGCTACTGGGCATCGCCATCCACGCCATCACCGTCCACCTGTCGCCCCGGATCTCCCGGGAGGCGTCGGCCGCGGTGCTGCGCGCCACAGTGGCGACCGAGCTGACCGCCTACGACCGCGCCGGGTACGCCGACGAGTTGGAGGCCGCGGACCGGGGCGCGGAGGTCGCCGTCGACATCATCGGCGAGGCGCAGAACCTGTTGTCCTCGGTGGGCTCGCTGGTCGGGGCGGCCGGTGTGCTGACCGTGCTCCATCCGTTGCTGCTGCCGCTGCTGGTGGCCGCCGCGCTCCCGCAGGGTTTCGCCTCGGTGTACGCCGCCCGGGTGCAGTTCCTCGCCAACCGCCTGGCCTCGGGCGACCGGCGGATCCTGCTCAACCTGCGCTGGTACATCCACCAGAAGAACAATGCCGACCAGGTGCGCTCCGACACCATGGGCCGGTTCCTGCTCGACAAGTACGACCTGATCGGGCGCCGCCTGGACGGCGTCACCCGGCGTGCGGCGCTGCAGGGTGCGCGCGTGTCGGTGATCGGCGCGGCCGTGTCCGGCCTGGGCACGGCGGTGGTCTGGCTCGTCATGCTGTACCTGGTCAGCACCGGGAGGATGAGCCTGCCGCACGGCGGTGCCGCGGTCATCGCCCTCGGCGCGGTCGGCTCCGCCCTGCGGGGCATCGTCGGCTACGGCGCCGACCTGTTCCGCACCGGCATGTACCTGGACGACTGGACGTCGTTCCTCGACAAGGCTGGCGGCTTCGCGCTCCAACGCGGCCCGGCGATTGCCCAGCGGCCGGAGCGGATCGAGCTGAAGGACGTCAGCTACAGCTATCCGTCCTCGGACCGGGCCGCCTTGAACGGGGTGAGCCTGCACGTGGAGACCGGCGAGATCCTGGCACTCGTCGGTGAGAACGGATCCGGCAAGACCACCGTTGCCAAGACCATCGCCGGCCTCTACCTGCCCGACAGCGGAGCGGTGCTGTGGGACGACCAGGACACCCGCGACCTGGACCCGCACGCGCTGTGGCGCCAAGTCGCCGTCGTACCGCAGAGCTACGCGCGCTGGCCGCTGACCGCCCGGGAGAACATCACCCTCGGCCACGCCGCACCAGGCGGTGACGAAGCGGCACTGCGGGCAGCCGCCGCCTCCGGTGCGGACGAGGTCATCGCCAAGCTGCGGCGGGGACTGGGCACCTTGCTCGCCGTCGAGTGGATGGGCGGCGAGGAGCTCAGCGGCGGACAGTGGCAACGGATCGCGATCGCGCGGGCGTTCTACCGCGAGGGCGGCCTGCTGGTCCTCGACGAGCCGACGGCCGCGCTCGATCCGCGCGCCGAGCACAAGATCTTCGCCAACCTGCGCGAGGTAGCACGCGACCGCGCAGTCGTCCTGGTCACCCACCGGCTCACCAACGTCGCCATCGCCGACCGGATCGTCGTCCTCGAAGACGGCCCGGTCATCCAACAGGGCACGTTCGACCAGCTCGTGGCGCAAGAGGGCTCCAGGTTCCGCGAGTTGTGGGACCTGCAGAACGACCGCACCGGAATCCCCGCTCAGCGGGACGTGACGGCCCGACAGGAACAGGAGCAGGCCCAGTGA
- a CDS encoding NUDIX hydrolase: protein MIDFDVLTALAAREGIERIGVGVIVRDHSGRVLLICRAAHDVLPGLWEYPGGGREGDEAVEAGAARELAEETGLTGLPLEYARSLDYTNQNGRRVRQFVFTTAVADGTAVTLSEEHDAHQWAEPDELPHTSDGQREVIQWLTRRLSLPNWRPVGGYLSTIARPTTYGCLLVTDRQGRVIGMRSTVDPAAWDFPGGNVEHGETPFDAALREAQEELGLDLAAENPQVLRRRLVAVIHAQADTYFPVPTCGYVFDGGTLTAEQQARIRLDPAEHTEFRFETTHDWRSRMTPAHYQWLRQVLRAHRSGRPLYLERPARADDDFEGVLVFVTDPAGRLLMHLRDDLPGMAWPGYWTPIGGWREGDESAEESAVREVREEAGIEITGLRALPDPHHDLGLPLTRVLHAVWHGPETELRLGDEGRAVRMVPLTELPGLKVPPYMAHYLPQLAAAHQSEGVNQ from the coding sequence GTGATCGACTTCGATGTACTGACCGCGTTGGCGGCGCGCGAGGGGATCGAGCGGATCGGCGTCGGCGTGATCGTGCGCGACCACTCCGGGCGGGTCCTGCTGATCTGCCGGGCCGCCCACGACGTCCTGCCTGGCCTGTGGGAGTACCCGGGGGGCGGTCGCGAGGGCGACGAGGCGGTGGAGGCAGGCGCGGCACGCGAGTTGGCCGAGGAGACCGGCCTTACCGGCCTGCCGCTGGAATACGCGCGCAGCCTGGACTACACCAACCAGAACGGTCGGCGGGTGCGGCAGTTCGTGTTCACCACCGCGGTGGCAGATGGCACCGCGGTGACCCTGTCGGAAGAGCACGACGCCCACCAGTGGGCCGAACCCGACGAGTTGCCGCACACCAGCGACGGGCAGCGCGAGGTCATCCAGTGGCTGACCCGTCGCCTCTCACTCCCCAACTGGCGGCCCGTCGGCGGCTACCTCTCCACCATCGCGCGCCCCACCACCTACGGCTGTCTCCTCGTCACCGACCGGCAGGGCCGCGTCATCGGGATGCGCTCGACCGTCGACCCGGCCGCCTGGGACTTCCCCGGTGGCAACGTCGAGCACGGCGAAACGCCGTTCGACGCCGCGCTGCGCGAGGCCCAAGAAGAGCTGGGCCTCGACCTTGCTGCGGAGAACCCGCAGGTGCTCCGGCGCCGCCTGGTCGCCGTGATCCATGCGCAGGCCGACACCTACTTCCCGGTGCCGACGTGCGGCTACGTGTTCGACGGCGGCACGCTGACTGCAGAACAGCAGGCCCGGATCCGGCTCGATCCGGCCGAGCACACCGAGTTCCGGTTCGAGACGACCCACGACTGGCGCTCCCGCATGACCCCTGCCCACTACCAGTGGCTCCGGCAGGTGTTGCGCGCCCACCGGTCCGGACGCCCGCTCTACCTGGAACGCCCTGCCCGGGCCGACGACGACTTCGAGGGCGTCCTGGTCTTCGTCACCGACCCTGCGGGCCGACTGCTGATGCACCTGCGCGACGACCTGCCCGGCATGGCCTGGCCCGGCTACTGGACTCCGATCGGCGGCTGGCGCGAGGGCGACGAGAGCGCCGAGGAGAGCGCGGTGCGCGAGGTCCGCGAGGAGGCCGGGATCGAGATCACCGGGCTTCGGGCCCTCCCCGACCCGCACCACGACCTCGGCCTCCCCCTCACCCGCGTCCTCCACGCCGTCTGGCACGGCCCCGAGACGGAGCTGCGGCTCGGCGACGAGGGCCGCGCGGTGCGCATGGTCCCCCTTACGGAGCTGCCCGGTCTCAAGGTCCCGCCATACATGGCGCACTACCTGCCGCAACTCGCAGCCGCCCACCAGTCCGAAGGAGTGAACCAGTGA
- a CDS encoding NUDIX domain-containing protein, producing the protein MTQPTIARQPVAPLPWQQHGRTTLLDTGSYLIQRDTVTQPDGTHSAFEFHQARVDAALTVALDDQGRIAMVRYHSYVHGEIVTPPGGVLEPGEEPLDAARRELKEESGITGADWSKLGQVALMTKCTCDLKAPLREWEGPETPTPR; encoded by the coding sequence GTGACCCAGCCCACCATCGCCCGCCAACCAGTCGCGCCCCTGCCCTGGCAGCAGCACGGCCGCACCACCCTGCTCGACACCGGCTCGTACCTGATCCAGCGCGACACCGTCACCCAACCCGACGGCACGCACAGTGCCTTCGAGTTCCACCAGGCCCGCGTCGACGCCGCTCTGACGGTCGCCCTGGACGACCAGGGCCGGATCGCGATGGTCCGCTACCACTCCTACGTCCACGGCGAGATCGTCACCCCGCCCGGTGGCGTCCTCGAACCGGGCGAGGAACCGCTGGACGCGGCCCGCCGCGAGCTCAAGGAGGAGTCCGGCATCACGGGCGCCGACTGGAGCAAGCTCGGCCAGGTCGCCCTGATGACCAAGTGCACGTGCGACCTGAAAGCCCCTCTGCGTGAGTGGGAAGGACCGGAGACGCCAACCCCCCGCTAG
- the ltrA gene encoding group II intron reverse transcriptase/maturase has protein sequence MNDSQLPDSDPSRNGTPDFAANWHSTDWAKVENEVRRLRHRIFKASQAGDLAKVRNLQKLMLRSHSNTLQSVRRVTQQSKGRRTAGVDHFRALTPEGRGRLAHALSVPGAPKVKPVRRVYIPKANGKTRPLGIPTIRDRVEQARVKNALEPEWEAKFDGRSYGFRPGRSCHDALLMIHNVVNKKSRQWVLDADLEAAFDRIDHNHLMREIGHFPARERIRDWLRAGVMENGAFISTDEGTPQGGVISPLLLNIALNGMETAAGVRIRRTKEGLKTHLKSPVLVRYADDFVVLCHDELGAHEARLKLCSWLEARGLRINEQKTSVVEVTEGFDFLGARCQLYGNGTTLIVPSTDAVKKARKRIKEIITSCGSGSEEFLISKLSPFIRGWSGYYSPMSSSRTFSNLDRYVFERLWEWARRRHRKKGRRWVKDRYWGRHHPTRNDRWVFGNSHMYLAKFAWTPIRYHRGVPAHVSKDDPEHAEFWARRSRRRGLPVTERKRITLLAVRQKGLCPGCGLDLMEGAGFEPDNLRDWVAWFDGATRAFNVHHVVQRVNGGSDHLSNLELRHTECHQQLHAGGHDKSGPGRSQ, from the coding sequence TTGAACGACAGTCAGTTGCCGGATAGCGACCCCTCCCGGAACGGAACCCCCGACTTCGCCGCCAACTGGCACAGCACGGACTGGGCCAAGGTGGAGAACGAGGTAAGACGGCTCCGCCACCGGATCTTCAAGGCTTCGCAGGCTGGAGACCTGGCGAAGGTCAGAAACCTCCAGAAGCTCATGCTGCGGTCGCACTCCAACACGCTGCAAAGTGTGCGGCGGGTGACGCAGCAGAGTAAAGGACGACGTACGGCCGGAGTGGACCACTTCAGGGCTCTGACACCGGAGGGACGGGGCAGGCTTGCCCATGCTCTCTCGGTCCCCGGAGCTCCAAAGGTCAAGCCGGTACGACGGGTGTACATCCCGAAGGCGAACGGCAAGACGAGGCCGCTCGGCATCCCGACCATCAGGGACCGGGTAGAGCAGGCCAGGGTGAAGAACGCCCTGGAGCCGGAGTGGGAGGCCAAGTTCGACGGCCGCTCCTATGGTTTCCGCCCCGGACGAAGCTGCCACGATGCTCTGCTGATGATCCACAATGTGGTGAACAAGAAGAGCAGGCAGTGGGTTCTGGATGCGGACCTGGAGGCCGCGTTCGACCGGATCGACCACAACCACTTGATGCGAGAAATCGGGCACTTCCCGGCCCGAGAGCGGATCAGGGACTGGTTGAGGGCCGGTGTGATGGAGAACGGTGCCTTCATCTCTACAGACGAAGGCACACCACAAGGTGGGGTGATTAGCCCACTGCTCCTGAATATCGCGCTGAACGGGATGGAGACGGCGGCGGGAGTCCGTATCAGGCGGACAAAGGAGGGGCTAAAGACCCATCTGAAATCGCCCGTTCTGGTGAGGTACGCCGACGACTTCGTGGTGCTATGCCACGACGAACTCGGAGCGCATGAAGCGCGGCTCAAGCTATGCAGCTGGCTGGAAGCTCGGGGTCTGCGGATCAACGAGCAGAAAACCAGCGTGGTAGAGGTAACCGAAGGATTTGATTTCCTCGGGGCCCGATGCCAGCTGTATGGCAACGGGACGACGCTCATCGTACCGTCCACGGACGCCGTTAAGAAGGCCAGGAAGAGGATCAAGGAAATCATCACATCCTGCGGGAGTGGCAGCGAGGAGTTTCTAATCTCCAAGCTAAGCCCATTCATCAGAGGATGGAGTGGCTACTACAGTCCAATGTCCTCATCGAGGACATTCAGCAATCTCGACAGATATGTCTTCGAGAGATTGTGGGAGTGGGCTCGTAGGAGGCACCGCAAGAAGGGGAGAAGGTGGGTGAAGGACCGGTACTGGGGCCGACACCACCCGACCAGGAACGACAGATGGGTATTTGGCAACAGCCATATGTATCTGGCGAAGTTCGCCTGGACCCCAATCCGCTACCACCGAGGAGTCCCGGCGCACGTGTCGAAGGACGACCCGGAACACGCGGAGTTCTGGGCCCGCAGATCCCGCAGACGCGGATTGCCAGTGACCGAGCGCAAGCGCATCACGTTGCTGGCAGTACGACAGAAGGGACTGTGCCCAGGCTGCGGTCTTGACCTCATGGAGGGAGCCGGCTTCGAGCCGGACAACCTCCGCGACTGGGTGGCGTGGTTCGACGGCGCCACACGGGCATTCAATGTCCACCACGTCGTGCAGCGGGTGAACGGTGGCTCCGATCACCTCAGCAACCTGGAACTCAGACACACCGAGTGCCACCAGCAGCTACATGCTGGTGGACACGACAAGTCCGGACCTGGGAGGTCCCAGTGA
- a CDS encoding NUDIX hydrolase — protein sequence MFIARNLTIGEQELTGTETGMTVEWWPLQDAVAAAMDGRLLLSGAAVSVLMAANTIPTPGHA from the coding sequence ATGTTCATCGCCCGGAACCTGACGATCGGCGAGCAGGAACTGACCGGCACCGAGACCGGCATGACCGTGGAGTGGTGGCCGCTCCAAGACGCCGTCGCCGCCGCGATGGACGGCCGACTCCTGCTGTCCGGGGCTGCCGTGTCGGTCCTGATGGCCGCCAACACCATCCCCACTCCGGGGCACGCATGA
- a CDS encoding isochorismatase family protein — MSTAPPADAPALLHAWSIPEREYARQEAHRGRRHAYTRLDPARTALAVIDMVPFFDGPYARGVIPQIQTLASALREAGGLVAWVLPGPGGPRAAREEFYGPRIAELYRTSGGSGPLAGRLWPQFTVDQGRDLLVEKASSSAFFPGFCPLPDLLAERDIDTVVVCGVVTDVCVAGSARDASTLGLRVVVVADATAAGSDEVHNAALRTLYRSFADVRATAEVLDLIRTG, encoded by the coding sequence ATGAGCACCGCGCCACCGGCCGACGCCCCCGCCCTGCTGCACGCCTGGTCGATCCCAGAGCGCGAGTACGCCCGCCAGGAAGCACACCGGGGCCGCCGGCACGCCTACACCCGGCTCGACCCGGCCCGCACCGCACTGGCGGTGATCGACATGGTGCCGTTCTTCGACGGACCGTACGCGCGCGGGGTAATCCCTCAGATCCAAACCCTGGCCAGCGCCCTGCGGGAGGCCGGCGGCCTGGTGGCCTGGGTGCTACCGGGACCTGGTGGACCGAGAGCCGCCCGCGAGGAGTTCTACGGCCCCCGCATCGCGGAACTGTACCGGACCTCCGGCGGCAGCGGCCCGCTCGCCGGGCGCCTGTGGCCGCAGTTCACCGTCGACCAAGGCCGCGACCTGCTGGTGGAGAAGGCCTCCTCCAGCGCCTTCTTCCCCGGCTTCTGCCCGCTGCCCGACCTCCTGGCCGAGCGCGACATCGACACCGTGGTGGTGTGCGGAGTCGTGACCGACGTGTGCGTGGCCGGATCGGCACGCGACGCCTCCACCCTTGGCCTGCGGGTGGTCGTCGTGGCCGACGCCACGGCCGCCGGCAGCGACGAGGTCCACAACGCCGCCCTGCGCACCCTCTACCGGTCCTTCGCCGACGTACGCGCCACCGCCGAAGTCCTCGACCTGATCCGGACAGGCTGA
- a CDS encoding class I SAM-dependent methyltransferase, with the protein MPLFPGAARAYREFRPSLPEDAVALLTDTVHGTPRPVLLDLGTGTGQVPAALHQAFTRVDVVERDPEMIAEAEKALRPLMRDKPLGVHACPAEEFTAPYPGYQAHLVTCCRAFHWMPQDQVLSVIDEVAAPNAVVAVMGDGSLWTARNAWTDALRALIQAYLGPERRAGTEGTYTQPRRRYEEVLADSPFCRIEEHVLPVVRRWTPDQVVGYLASTSFAADQLFGDQLAAFQAQALELLERHAVNGDLTENAEFTILLASRP; encoded by the coding sequence GTGCCCCTCTTTCCCGGCGCTGCCCGCGCCTACCGCGAGTTCCGGCCCAGCCTGCCCGAGGATGCCGTCGCACTCCTGACCGACACCGTCCACGGCACGCCCCGCCCGGTGCTGCTGGACCTGGGCACCGGCACCGGGCAGGTCCCCGCCGCCCTTCACCAGGCGTTCACTCGGGTCGATGTCGTCGAACGCGACCCGGAGATGATCGCCGAGGCCGAGAAGGCACTGCGGCCGCTCATGCGCGACAAACCGCTGGGCGTACACGCCTGCCCAGCCGAGGAGTTCACCGCTCCCTACCCCGGCTACCAGGCTCACCTGGTCACCTGCTGCCGGGCGTTCCACTGGATGCCCCAGGACCAGGTCCTCAGCGTGATCGACGAGGTCGCAGCCCCCAACGCCGTAGTCGCGGTCATGGGCGACGGCAGTCTGTGGACCGCCCGCAACGCGTGGACGGATGCCCTGCGCGCGCTCATCCAGGCCTACCTGGGCCCCGAGCGCCGCGCCGGCACCGAAGGCACCTACACCCAGCCACGCCGCCGCTACGAGGAGGTCCTCGCCGACTCGCCGTTCTGCCGGATCGAGGAACACGTCCTGCCAGTGGTGCGCCGGTGGACGCCGGACCAGGTGGTCGGCTACCTGGCCAGCACCTCCTTCGCGGCCGACCAGCTGTTCGGCGACCAGTTGGCCGCCTTCCAAGCCCAGGCCCTCGAACTGCTGGAACGCCACGCAGTGAACGGCGATCTCACCGAGAACGCCGAGTTCACCATCCTGCTCGCCAGCCGCCCGTGA